The following proteins are encoded in a genomic region of Maribacter hydrothermalis:
- a CDS encoding RidA family protein translates to MQKKPSERIKELGLILPPAPPPAGLYKPILVVDHFLYISGQGPMQNDGSLIVGRAGHDMTMKEAKVAARQVALTMLSTIQTHFGDIDEIKRIVKTLGMVNSTPDFGQQPLVINGFSELMADIFGPDNGVGVRSAVGMILPGGIPVEIEAHFELHH, encoded by the coding sequence ATGCAAAAGAAACCTTCTGAAAGAATTAAGGAATTGGGATTGATTTTACCTCCCGCTCCACCTCCTGCAGGGTTATACAAACCTATTTTAGTCGTTGATCACTTTTTATATATTTCCGGTCAAGGACCTATGCAAAATGATGGTTCGTTAATTGTAGGCAGAGCCGGCCATGATATGACTATGAAAGAAGCTAAAGTAGCTGCAAGACAGGTTGCATTAACAATGCTATCGACCATACAAACTCATTTTGGCGATATTGATGAAATTAAACGTATTGTAAAAACTTTGGGAATGGTAAATTCCACGCCAGATTTTGGTCAACAACCTTTAGTTATTAATGGTTTTAGCGAGTTAATGGCCGATATTTTTGGCCCTGATAATGGTGTGGGTGTTCGTAGTGCCGTTGGTATGATTTTGCCCGGTGGAATTCCTGTTGAAATTGAAGCTCATTTTGAACTACATCACTAA
- a CDS encoding 2Fe-2S iron-sulfur cluster-binding family protein, with the protein MTDIKIKITDRDGVLHEIDAPTDMNMNLMEVVRSYELAPEGTIGICGGMAMCASCQCYVVSDHELPEMGDDEEAMLSEAFNVKDNSRLGCQLHITEDMDGLEVELAPEEV; encoded by the coding sequence ATGACTGATATAAAAATAAAAATTACCGACCGCGACGGAGTATTACACGAAATCGACGCTCCGACCGACATGAATATGAACCTAATGGAAGTAGTTCGTTCTTATGAACTTGCTCCGGAAGGTACCATAGGTATTTGTGGAGGTATGGCCATGTGTGCTTCATGTCAATGTTATGTGGTATCGGACCATGAGCTTCCTGAAATGGGCGATGATGAAGAAGCAATGTTGTCAGAAGCATTTAACGTAAAAGATAACTCGCGCCTAGGTTGTCAACTGCATATCACCGAAGATATGGACGGACTAGAAGTTGAGCTTGCTCCCGAAGAAGTTTAA
- a CDS encoding ABC transporter ATP-binding protein: MSEKKVTILSAFKTIIWPRRRLVFIGMLLIVISKAASFVAPLSLKYLMDDIIPNKNVDFLKILVLAVGLAILVQAVTSFLLTKILSVQAQYLISELRAQVQKKVLSLPIRFFDNTKSGALVSRIMSDVEGVRNLIGTGLVQLVGGTITAVVSLILLLRISWTMTIFTLIPLAIFALIALKAFKVIRPIFRNRGKINAEVTGRLTETLGGVRVIKGFNAEEQENKIFEEGVDRLFQNVKKSLTATAFMTSSSTFLLGLASTGIMGIGGYKIMMDELTIGDFLTFTFLLGLMVAPIVQMSNIGSQLTEALAGLDRTEELMNMVPESDEENRTEVLKNFEGNIIFNDVSFAYEEDKEVLHNISFEAKSGEVIALVGSSGSGKSTIAGLAATFLNPQSGTITVDGEDIAKVNLNSFRKHLGVVLQDEFLFEGTIRQNILFSRPNATEEELTAAVNAAYVNEFTDRFEDGLETLIGERGVKLSGGQRQRIAIARAVLANPRILILDEATSNLDTESEALIQKSLAELTKGRTTFVIAHRLSTIRKANQILVIENGRIAEQGTHDELIATEGRYHNLFTYQARI, encoded by the coding sequence ATGTCTGAAAAAAAAGTCACTATACTTTCCGCATTTAAAACTATCATTTGGCCAAGAAGAAGGCTCGTGTTTATTGGGATGTTATTAATCGTCATCAGCAAAGCAGCAAGTTTTGTAGCTCCTTTGTCTCTTAAATATTTAATGGATGATATTATACCGAACAAAAACGTTGACTTTCTTAAAATTCTAGTACTTGCTGTTGGTTTGGCAATTTTAGTGCAAGCAGTGACTTCCTTTCTATTGACAAAAATCTTAAGTGTTCAGGCGCAATATTTAATATCAGAACTTAGAGCTCAAGTACAAAAGAAAGTTCTTTCACTACCTATTCGGTTTTTTGATAATACGAAATCTGGTGCATTGGTTTCGCGGATTATGAGTGATGTTGAAGGTGTTCGTAATTTAATTGGCACAGGCTTGGTACAGCTGGTTGGTGGTACTATTACTGCTGTCGTCTCTTTAATTTTATTGTTACGCATAAGTTGGACCATGACAATTTTCACTTTAATTCCTTTAGCAATTTTTGCCTTAATTGCTTTAAAAGCCTTTAAAGTCATCAGACCAATTTTTAGAAACAGAGGTAAAATAAATGCCGAAGTTACAGGTAGGTTAACGGAAACCCTAGGTGGTGTTCGTGTTATAAAAGGTTTTAATGCCGAGGAACAAGAAAATAAAATTTTTGAAGAAGGTGTTGACCGTTTATTTCAAAATGTAAAGAAGAGCCTTACTGCAACTGCTTTTATGACTAGTTCTTCTACTTTTTTATTAGGATTGGCATCTACAGGTATTATGGGAATAGGTGGTTATAAAATAATGATGGACGAATTAACCATTGGTGATTTCTTGACCTTTACATTCTTATTAGGGTTAATGGTTGCCCCCATCGTTCAAATGAGTAATATAGGGAGCCAACTAACCGAAGCATTGGCCGGACTAGACCGTACCGAAGAATTAATGAATATGGTTCCGGAATCTGACGAAGAAAACCGTACAGAAGTACTTAAAAACTTTGAAGGAAATATCATTTTTAACGATGTATCATTTGCCTATGAAGAAGACAAAGAAGTATTACACAACATTAGTTTTGAGGCAAAATCGGGTGAGGTTATTGCCTTAGTTGGCAGTTCTGGTTCAGGAAAAAGTACTATTGCCGGTTTGGCGGCTACATTTTTGAACCCTCAGTCGGGTACTATTACCGTTGATGGGGAAGATATTGCTAAAGTTAACTTAAATAGCTTCAGAAAACATCTTGGTGTTGTACTACAAGACGAATTTCTTTTTGAAGGTACCATAAGGCAGAATATTCTTTTCTCAAGACCAAATGCTACCGAGGAAGAATTAACCGCTGCTGTAAATGCTGCCTATGTAAATGAATTTACTGATCGTTTCGAGGACGGTTTAGAAACTTTAATTGGGGAACGAGGGGTAAAATTATCTGGCGGACAACGACAACGTATTGCCATCGCTAGAGCAGTTTTAGCAAACCCAAGAATTTTAATTTTGGATGAAGCAACATCTAACCTTGATACTGAAAGTGAAGCATTAATTCAAAAGAGTTTGGCTGAACTTACGAAAGGAAGAACCACATTTGTAATTGCTCACCGTTTAAGCACTATTAGAAAAGCGAATCAGATATTAGTTATCGAAAACGGACGCATTGCCGAGCAAGGTACTCACGATGAATTAATTGCTACTGAAGGTAGATACCATAACTTGTTTACGTACCAGGCTAGGATATAA
- a CDS encoding PH domain-containing protein, with translation MGLLNKILGNASEVSVEQLLKKYGRLLIDGEQIELGFSLLRDVFMFTNKRLILIDIQGITGSKVEYKSLPYKSISRFSLETSGTFDLDAELKIWISSENLPSVSKKFNKSIDVYEVQRYLASKVM, from the coding sequence ATGGGCTTATTGAATAAAATTTTAGGTAATGCCAGTGAAGTTTCAGTAGAGCAACTTTTAAAAAAGTATGGCAGATTATTAATTGATGGAGAACAAATAGAGCTCGGATTTTCTTTGCTACGCGATGTTTTTATGTTTACCAACAAGCGTTTAATACTAATAGATATTCAAGGAATTACGGGTAGTAAAGTAGAATACAAATCTTTGCCGTATAAGAGTATCTCAAGATTTTCACTGGAGACATCTGGCACTTTCGATTTGGATGCCGAACTAAAAATTTGGATATCCAGTGAAAACTTACCCAGTGTAAGTAAGAAATTCAATAAAAGTATAGATGTTTATGAAGTACAACGCTATCTGGCGAGTAAAGTAATGTAA
- a CDS encoding D-TA family PLP-dependent enzyme — MANENWYSILYPEEVISPSLLVYPDRIQHNIDLMISMIGDVNHLRPHIKTYKNANIINMQMAKGIHKFKCATIAEAELLGDCNAADVLLAMQPVGANAQRFIELIKKYPNTKFSTLVDNSKTLAVLSELAAYNNIKIPLWVDINNGMNRTGIAPDHSALELYTQLHKNPNLIAEGLHVYDGHLRNTDAAIREADCNSAFEPVLSLKNSIVNLKITSPKIVAGGSPTFPFHCKRENVDASPGTTLLWDSGYGSLFPEMKFLSAAVLFTRIVSKPTTGILCFDLGHKSIAPEMPFPRIEFLDLKHSKQISQSEEHLVVEYDDLTIPEVGNVHYAIPKHICPTVAKYDTLNVIKNNTIIDYWQVTARTQKSTI; from the coding sequence ATGGCAAACGAAAACTGGTATTCCATTCTGTATCCCGAGGAAGTAATTTCTCCATCGCTATTAGTGTATCCTGATAGGATTCAACATAACATTGACTTAATGATTTCTATGATCGGCGATGTAAATCATCTGCGTCCGCATATTAAAACGTATAAAAACGCCAACATTATAAATATGCAGATGGCTAAGGGAATACATAAATTCAAATGTGCCACTATCGCAGAAGCTGAATTACTTGGCGATTGTAATGCAGCAGATGTTTTGTTGGCCATGCAGCCTGTTGGCGCCAATGCACAACGTTTTATTGAATTGATTAAAAAATACCCGAACACCAAGTTTTCTACCCTTGTAGACAATTCCAAAACTCTTGCAGTTTTAAGTGAATTAGCAGCATATAACAACATTAAAATTCCACTTTGGGTAGATATAAATAACGGGATGAACCGTACCGGTATCGCTCCCGACCATAGTGCCTTGGAATTGTACACCCAATTGCATAAAAATCCGAATTTAATAGCCGAAGGACTTCATGTTTATGATGGTCATTTGCGCAATACTGATGCCGCTATAAGAGAGGCAGATTGTAATTCTGCTTTTGAACCTGTACTATCTCTAAAGAATAGTATTGTTAACCTTAAAATTACCAGTCCAAAAATAGTAGCTGGTGGCTCACCAACTTTTCCTTTTCATTGTAAACGTGAAAATGTTGATGCCAGCCCTGGCACTACCCTTCTTTGGGATTCAGGATACGGAAGTCTTTTCCCGGAAATGAAGTTTCTATCTGCAGCAGTGCTATTTACAAGAATAGTAAGCAAACCAACGACAGGAATTTTGTGTTTTGATCTCGGTCATAAATCAATTGCTCCTGAAATGCCGTTTCCTAGAATTGAATTTTTAGACTTGAAACACAGCAAACAAATAAGTCAGTCCGAAGAGCATTTGGTCGTAGAATATGATGACCTTACTATCCCAGAAGTGGGTAACGTTCATTATGCTATCCCTAAGCACATTTGCCCAACTGTAGCGAAATACGACACCCTAAACGTTATAAAAAATAATACCATTATAGATTACTGGCAAGTAACCGCTAGAACCCAAAAATCTACTATTTAA
- a CDS encoding gluconate:H+ symporter, giving the protein MPLFIVILGIFLLFILIAKFKLNAFITFIIVSLLVGIAEGMEPVSVVDSIQKGIGNILGFLVIILGFGAMLGKLVADSGAAQRITTKLVDKFGKKNIQWAVVLTGFIVGIPMFYSVGFVILVPLVFTIAAATGLPLLYVGLPMLASLSVTHGYLPPHPAPTALATMFNADIGKTLLYGIIVAIPAIIVAGPLLSRTLKGINATPLKEFLNPVILKENEMPSMANSIFSALSPVILIAVAALAQLLLPPDLFLTKILVFIGNPAIAMLIAVLIAIYTLGLGRGKSMKEVMDSISSAITGITMVLLIIAGSGALKQVLIDSGVSEYIGGILEQSSISPLILAWLIATVIRVCVGSATVAGLTAAGIVLPLVQGTGVSPELMVLAIGSGSLMLSHVNDSGFWLFKEYFNLSVNDTLKSWTVMETTVGIMGLIGVLTVNAFI; this is encoded by the coding sequence ATGCCATTATTCATTGTTATTTTAGGAATATTCCTCCTATTTATTCTCATTGCTAAATTTAAACTAAACGCCTTTATTACTTTTATCATCGTATCATTATTAGTTGGTATTGCCGAAGGTATGGAACCCGTTAGCGTGGTCGATTCCATCCAAAAAGGAATAGGAAATATTCTAGGTTTTCTTGTTATCATTTTGGGCTTTGGCGCTATGTTGGGCAAATTAGTCGCCGATAGTGGTGCGGCCCAACGCATAACCACTAAATTGGTCGATAAATTTGGTAAGAAGAATATTCAATGGGCGGTTGTATTAACCGGATTCATAGTAGGTATACCCATGTTTTATTCTGTAGGATTTGTAATTCTAGTACCGCTAGTATTTACCATTGCCGCAGCAACAGGTTTACCTCTTTTATATGTAGGCTTACCCATGTTAGCTTCCTTATCGGTAACACATGGTTATTTACCTCCTCACCCTGCGCCAACAGCTCTTGCAACCATGTTCAATGCAGATATCGGTAAAACTTTGCTCTACGGAATCATAGTAGCAATACCTGCAATTATTGTTGCCGGACCATTACTGTCCAGAACTTTGAAAGGAATTAACGCTACGCCCTTGAAAGAATTTTTAAATCCCGTAATTCTAAAAGAAAATGAAATGCCAAGTATGGCAAATAGCATTTTTAGTGCTCTTTCACCTGTTATTCTTATTGCCGTTGCAGCATTAGCACAACTCTTGTTACCACCAGATTTGTTTCTTACCAAAATTTTAGTTTTTATTGGTAACCCAGCTATTGCCATGCTCATTGCGGTCTTAATAGCTATATATACTTTAGGCTTAGGACGCGGAAAAAGCATGAAAGAAGTTATGGATTCTATTAGTAGTGCTATTACAGGCATCACTATGGTTCTATTAATTATTGCCGGTTCTGGTGCCCTAAAACAAGTTTTAATTGATAGTGGTGTTAGCGAATATATTGGAGGAATTTTAGAGCAATCTTCTATTTCCCCTTTAATCTTAGCTTGGCTAATAGCTACCGTAATACGTGTTTGTGTTGGCTCAGCAACTGTTGCCGGCCTAACGGCCGCAGGTATCGTTTTACCTCTTGTTCAAGGCACCGGGGTTAGTCCAGAATTAATGGTGTTAGCCATTGGCTCGGGTAGTTTAATGTTATCTCACGTTAATGATAGTGGTTTTTGGTTATTTAAAGAGTACTTTAATCTCTCGGTAAACGATACTTTAAAAAGTTGGACCGTAATGGAAACTACTGTTGGTATTATGGGCTTAATTGGTGTTTTAACTGTTAATGCCTTCATCTAA
- a CDS encoding dipeptidase, whose product MFIFDAHLDLSMNAMDWNRDLTWSIEEIRKSEQGLTDKPGRGNNTVSLEAMRKGNVGLCMATQIARYVHKDNTLPGWKSPQQAWAHTQGQLAWYKSMEEAGEMVQITNKTQLDSHLALWKTDEEKKPIGYLLSLEGADSIVDISYLQKAYDSGLRAIGPAHYGPGTYAHGTNSVGGIGTKGRELLKEIQRLGIILDVTHLCDLSFWETMVNYDGPLWASHNNCRTLVDHHRQFTDEQLKEIIGRKGVIGVVLDAWMMTPTWERGVSTPQSANVSLQQILDNIDHICQLAGNTDHVGIGSDLDGGFGTEQGPADVDTIADLQKITGLLEGRGYAQLDIEKIMNGNFINFLRRNLK is encoded by the coding sequence ATGTTTATATTTGATGCCCATTTAGACCTTTCCATGAATGCAATGGATTGGAATCGTGACCTTACTTGGTCTATAGAAGAAATTAGAAAAAGCGAACAGGGTTTAACCGACAAACCTGGTCGTGGTAACAATACCGTTTCTTTAGAAGCGATGAGAAAAGGGAATGTAGGACTCTGTATGGCTACGCAAATTGCCCGTTATGTGCATAAAGACAATACCCTGCCGGGATGGAAATCTCCTCAACAGGCATGGGCACACACCCAAGGACAACTGGCTTGGTATAAAAGTATGGAAGAGGCCGGTGAAATGGTTCAGATTACCAATAAAACACAGCTTGATTCCCATTTAGCACTTTGGAAAACGGATGAAGAAAAAAAGCCTATTGGGTATTTACTAAGTCTTGAAGGTGCAGATTCTATAGTTGATATCTCATACCTACAGAAAGCGTATGATTCAGGTTTAAGAGCAATTGGCCCTGCTCATTATGGTCCGGGAACTTATGCCCACGGAACAAATTCAGTAGGCGGAATCGGAACTAAAGGAAGAGAACTTCTTAAAGAAATTCAACGGTTGGGAATTATTCTTGATGTTACCCACTTGTGCGACCTTAGTTTTTGGGAAACTATGGTAAATTATGACGGCCCTCTTTGGGCAAGCCATAATAATTGCAGAACATTAGTAGACCACCACAGGCAATTTACGGATGAACAGTTGAAAGAAATTATAGGTAGAAAAGGGGTAATCGGTGTTGTCCTTGATGCCTGGATGATGACCCCAACCTGGGAAAGAGGTGTTTCTACACCACAATCTGCAAACGTAAGTTTACAGCAAATACTAGATAATATAGACCACATCTGTCAATTAGCGGGTAACACTGATCATGTTGGTATTGGGTCTGATCTAGATGGTGGTTTTGGAACAGAACAAGGCCCTGCAGATGTAGATACTATTGCAGATTTACAGAAAATAACCGGATTATTAGAGGGTAGAGGTTATGCGCAACTGGATATTGAAAAAATTATGAATGGTAATTTTATTAACTTTCTTAGACGAAATTTAAAATGA
- a CDS encoding GIY-YIG nuclease family protein: MKFYYVYILKCSDGLTNTGITNDISRRLEEHQKGLNKSSFTYKRRPVELIFHQEFNDVKQAIYFEKKVKKWSAKKKYALANGNFDLIQILAECRNASHSNFKPEY; this comes from the coding sequence ATGAAATTTTATTATGTATATATTTTAAAATGTTCTGATGGGTTAACCAATACAGGTATTACAAATGATATTTCAAGACGATTAGAAGAACATCAAAAAGGTTTGAATAAAAGTAGTTTCACATATAAGCGTAGACCCGTTGAACTAATTTTTCACCAAGAATTTAATGATGTTAAACAGGCAATATATTTCGAAAAGAAAGTTAAAAAATGGAGTGCAAAAAAGAAATATGCTTTAGCTAATGGTAATTTTGATTTGATTCAAATTTTAGCTGAATGCAGGAATGCATCACATTCAAATTTTAAACCTGAGTACTAA
- a CDS encoding TPM domain-containing protein: protein MIDFLTRFSNSSRVSIKVFIFEYLDYQPMLRKTIFLLLLSSLYINAQEKYYELRDFVTDSAGIFTSGQVVELNQRLVVLEENTTNQLVVVTIEELGFDTIETYANGLFNQNGIGQKGKDNGLLILFSEIDREVRIEVGYGLEPYITDAVASRIIRNTMIPNFKEEKYYIGINEAVNQLIDFLNNLEALEEFKKEIEEEEKSDAMFGFVFLGLFVLIFAVVGGFTFFKSYKNIIEVFRGIFLGKLGVLPGIFMLLGGSLSTVFGLIFMLVPIIVAYSVYTEDKFMIEQFFETPSLLLWLLIPFFGIALIIAFIKLKVLGREELNISWFKNDKSYYRKTFSSSGTHSFSSGSSSSGGSSSSFSGGGGSSGGGGSSGSW, encoded by the coding sequence ATGATTGACTTCTTAACAAGGTTTTCAAATAGTAGTAGAGTATCGATAAAGGTTTTTATATTTGAGTATCTCGATTACCAACCGATGCTTAGAAAAACCATTTTTCTTCTTTTACTATCCTCTTTGTACATAAATGCGCAAGAGAAATATTATGAACTACGTGACTTTGTAACGGATAGTGCAGGTATTTTCACCTCAGGTCAGGTAGTAGAATTAAATCAGCGATTGGTAGTGTTAGAAGAGAATACTACGAACCAACTTGTTGTAGTAACTATAGAAGAATTAGGTTTTGATACTATTGAAACCTATGCAAATGGGTTATTCAACCAAAACGGTATTGGTCAAAAAGGAAAGGATAACGGATTACTTATTTTATTTTCAGAAATAGATAGAGAAGTAAGAATTGAGGTTGGCTATGGCTTGGAACCCTACATTACAGATGCTGTTGCTTCAAGAATTATTAGAAATACAATGATTCCTAATTTTAAGGAAGAGAAGTATTATATAGGGATTAATGAGGCTGTAAATCAGCTCATAGATTTTCTTAATAACCTAGAGGCATTGGAGGAATTTAAAAAAGAGATTGAAGAGGAGGAAAAGAGTGATGCTATGTTCGGTTTTGTTTTTTTAGGTCTCTTTGTATTGATTTTCGCCGTAGTAGGAGGTTTTACTTTTTTCAAGAGCTATAAAAATATTATAGAAGTTTTTAGGGGGATATTTTTAGGAAAACTTGGCGTATTACCCGGTATTTTTATGCTTCTTGGCGGGTCTTTATCTACCGTATTCGGGCTTATTTTTATGCTAGTTCCAATTATTGTAGCGTATAGTGTATATACCGAAGATAAATTTATGATAGAACAGTTTTTTGAAACACCATCTTTATTACTTTGGTTACTTATTCCTTTTTTTGGTATTGCTTTGATCATCGCTTTTATTAAATTGAAAGTTTTGGGTAGGGAAGAGCTGAATATTTCTTGGTTTAAAAATGATAAATCGTATTATAGAAAAACGTTCTCTTCTTCAGGAACTCATTCGTTTAGTTCTGGAAGTAGCTCTTCTGGTGGCAGTTCAAGTTCGTTTTCTGGTGGAGGTGGAAGTTCAGGCGGTGGAGGATCAAGCGGTAGTTGGTAA
- a CDS encoding acylase: MYRIIYLLVFVLVLSCKTEKPNNPEVDKWEAQAANIEIIRDDFGVPHIYGKTDADAVFGLLYAQCEDDFNRVEQNYIWATGRLAEVDGEEALYSDLRAKLFMTEEEAKANYEKSPAWLKELCDAFADGINYYLYTHPEIKPRLLTHFEPWMPMYFSEGSIGGDIERISTKKIAAFYESDMALPEMEMLQIKKEQEAEEPQGSNGIAISGKLTQSGNSLLLINPHTSFYFRGEVHVVSEEGLNAYGAVTWGQFFVYQGFNEKTGWMHTSTYTDVMDEFKETIVKNDDNLFYQYGEELRPIKSSEIVLKYIDGNELKEKKYPAYRTHHGPITHVADGQWTASAMMWEPVKALEQSFIRSKQSGYKGFRDMMDIRTNSSNNTVYADAEGNIAYFHGNFVPKRDVQFNYEEPVDGSNPKTDWQGLHSVDENILVLNPENGWIQNCNSTPYTSALEFSPKKENYPYYMSKNEENFRGVHAIELLTNRKGYTIDSLIQLAHDPYLPAFKALIPGLVKAYNANNDKNPKLIEPIKILEDWDYTTGENQVAMTLAHFYGSAMGNRAKHPENMTDMERMTYFGAHTDEALKVFEEVIDKLTTDFGTWNTPWGEVNRYQRTTGDIVQHFDDAKPSIPIGFASGRWGALAAYGARYTTEGAKKIYGTRGNSFVAVVEFGEKVKAKSILAGGQSGDSRSPHFNDQIERYKNVDWKEVPFYREDVLKRAEKTYRPGKR; the protein is encoded by the coding sequence ATGTACAGAATAATTTATTTGTTAGTATTTGTATTGGTTTTGTCCTGTAAGACTGAAAAGCCGAATAATCCTGAAGTGGATAAATGGGAAGCACAAGCAGCAAATATTGAAATTATAAGAGATGATTTTGGAGTACCTCATATATATGGTAAAACTGATGCCGATGCTGTTTTTGGATTATTATATGCCCAATGCGAAGATGATTTTAACCGAGTGGAACAAAATTATATTTGGGCAACAGGGAGGTTGGCCGAAGTAGATGGTGAAGAAGCATTGTATAGCGATTTACGTGCAAAACTGTTCATGACTGAGGAAGAAGCAAAAGCTAATTATGAAAAGAGTCCTGCTTGGTTAAAAGAATTATGCGATGCTTTTGCAGACGGAATCAATTATTACCTCTACACACACCCAGAAATAAAACCAAGATTATTAACGCATTTTGAACCATGGATGCCTATGTATTTTAGTGAAGGGTCTATTGGCGGAGATATTGAACGTATTTCAACAAAAAAAATAGCAGCTTTTTATGAAAGTGATATGGCGTTACCAGAAATGGAAATGCTACAGATTAAGAAGGAACAGGAGGCAGAGGAGCCACAGGGTTCAAACGGAATCGCTATTTCAGGTAAATTAACGCAATCTGGTAATTCGTTATTATTGATAAATCCGCACACCTCATTTTATTTTAGGGGAGAAGTTCATGTGGTTTCTGAGGAAGGATTAAATGCGTATGGTGCGGTAACTTGGGGTCAGTTTTTCGTCTACCAAGGTTTCAATGAAAAAACTGGATGGATGCATACGTCGACCTATACCGATGTTATGGATGAATTTAAAGAAACCATTGTTAAGAATGATGATAATTTATTCTATCAATATGGGGAAGAATTACGACCCATAAAATCATCTGAGATAGTGCTAAAATATATTGATGGTAATGAGCTTAAAGAAAAAAAATATCCTGCGTACAGAACTCATCACGGTCCAATAACCCACGTAGCCGATGGGCAATGGACAGCATCTGCAATGATGTGGGAACCAGTGAAGGCCTTAGAGCAGTCATTTATTCGCTCCAAGCAAAGTGGATACAAAGGTTTTCGTGATATGATGGATATCCGTACCAATTCCAGCAATAATACCGTGTATGCCGATGCGGAAGGAAATATCGCCTATTTCCATGGAAACTTTGTTCCTAAAAGAGATGTGCAATTTAATTATGAAGAACCTGTAGATGGTAGTAATCCTAAAACAGATTGGCAAGGCTTACACTCAGTTGATGAAAATATTCTAGTCCTTAACCCAGAAAATGGGTGGATTCAAAACTGTAATTCCACACCGTATACTTCGGCTCTAGAATTCAGTCCTAAGAAAGAAAATTATCCATATTACATGTCAAAAAATGAAGAGAATTTTAGAGGAGTTCATGCTATAGAATTATTGACCAATAGAAAAGGATATACCATAGATAGTTTAATTCAATTAGCTCACGACCCCTATTTACCCGCATTTAAAGCATTGATTCCTGGTTTGGTGAAAGCCTATAATGCCAATAATGATAAGAATCCGAAATTAATAGAGCCAATTAAGATTCTAGAAGATTGGGATTACACAACAGGTGAAAATCAAGTAGCTATGACCTTGGCACACTTTTATGGTAGTGCAATGGGTAACCGAGCAAAGCACCCAGAGAATATGACTGATATGGAACGTATGACCTATTTTGGCGCACATACGGATGAAGCTTTAAAAGTTTTTGAAGAAGTAATTGATAAGTTAACTACGGACTTTGGCACTTGGAATACTCCTTGGGGAGAAGTAAATAGATATCAACGCACTACTGGAGATATTGTTCAGCATTTTGATGATGCTAAACCAAGTATCCCTATTGGGTTTGCTTCAGGTAGGTGGGGAGCATTAGCAGCTTATGGCGCTCGTTACACCACAGAAGGCGCTAAGAAAATTTACGGTACTAGGGGAAATAGTTTTGTTGCAGTTGTGGAATTTGGTGAGAAAGTAAAGGCAAAAAGCATATTGGCAGGCGGACAAAGCGGTGATTCAAGGTCACCACATTTTAACGACCAAATTGAAAGATATAAGAATGTGGACTGGAAAGAAGTTCCTTTTTATAGAGAAGATGTTTTGAAAAGGGCTGAGAAGACGTATAGACCGGGTAAAAGATAA